One Amblyomma americanum isolate KBUSLIRL-KWMA chromosome 8, ASM5285725v1, whole genome shotgun sequence DNA window includes the following coding sequences:
- the LOC144102385 gene encoding uncharacterized protein LOC144102385, producing the protein MIVCSRAENTSGSDAGERGLQPAPGVKRGGGAPEWTPGETKLMLDYYYKYFPQVGPFKKFKNKKMLFKQVSQDLATVLGCHKTPQQCENRYKTVMRQKKKASDNNNKSGASPCPVPFDDEMRKIQSIDDSLEPEVQRDSFGVTYKPSASSSADSSADPPSPLLESSSTATNSSESGDSTKGSAEVKKREFRASTSRMQQMQFFFDQMRAISAERMARREERENEKEKRRAERRAERTQERQERRKMHEDKLQLIREALGLRQ; encoded by the exons ATGATTGTATGTTCACGTGCAGAGAACACCTCTGGGTCCGATGCCGGCGAGAGGGGACTGCAGCCAGCGCCAGGAGTGAAAAGAGGCGGTGGAG CTCCTGAGTGGACACCAGGAGAAACTAAACTTATGTTAGATTACTATTACAAATACTTTCCTCAGGTTGGCCCTTTCAAAAAGTTTAAGAACAAGAAGATGCTTTTTAAACAGGTTTCCCAGGATTTGGCCACTGTGCTTGGATGCCACAAAACGCCACAGCAATGTGAAAATCGTTACAAAACGGTGATGAGGCAGAAGAAAAAGGCAAGTGATAACAATAACAAATCAGGTGCTTCACCTTGTCCTGTCCCATTTGACGATGAAATGAGAAAAATTCAGAGCATAGATGACAGTCTTGAACCAGAGGTTCAAAGGGACTCTTTTGGAGTGACCTACAAGCCATCGGCATCATCAAGCGCTGACAGTTCAGCTGATCCGCCCTCACCTCTACTTGAGAGCTCCAGTACTGCGACGAACAGTTCAGAAAGTGGGGACAGCACAAAAGGGTCGGCAGAAGTCAAGAAAAGGGAATTCCGCGCTAGCACCAGTCGTATGCAacagatgcaatttttttttgaccAAATGCGGGCTATTAGTGCAGAGCGAATGGCTCGCAGGGAAGAACGGGAAAATGAAAAGGAGAAGAGGCGTGCTGAGCGGCGAGCTGAGCGCACTCAAGAACGCCAGGAACGTCGCAAGATGCACGAAGACAAACTTCAGCTCATCCGCGAGGCCCTGGGGCTCAGGCAATAA